A single region of the Plutella xylostella chromosome 26, ilPluXylo3.1, whole genome shotgun sequence genome encodes:
- the LOC105389758 gene encoding phosphoacetylglucosamine mutase isoform X1 produces the protein MPPSSLRVVYAFAREMYPKTTDVFIQYGTAGFRTKANLLEHVVYRMGLLAVIRSRVKNGRTIGIMITASHNLEPDNGVKLVDPDGEMLDGSWEEIATRMANVSDTELEATTADVIRQVGADMALKASVYVGMDTRYTSPRLASAAVHGAMALKGTPKEFGIVTTPMLHFFVKCRNDETYGTPSEEGYYQKIVGAFKRLRARMPVAGEYNNTLYVDGANGVGGKKLNIIKKTLDGELDLHMFNTGGNGGKLNLNCGADHVKSTQTAPVGVEHVPWQRVASLDGDGDRIVYYYIDDKNKLNLLDGDRIATLLASYVNQLLKEIGASDLSVALVQTAYANGASTKYITEQLKMPVTCVSTGVKHLHHEALKYDVGVYFEANGHGTVVYSGKTKEAVRKIFEEGDQEQRKAASILLDIIDMTNETVGDALSDLFLVETALCARGINTKQWMQLYDDLPCQLMKLSVKDRNVVTTADADQQSTSPEGLQSRIDELVANIPSGRSFVRASGTEDVVRVYAEADTQENVQKLAAQVAQAVYDLAGGVGTRPTLPE, from the exons ATGCCGCCGAGTAGCCTTCGAGTGGTGTACGCGTTCGCCAGAGAAATGTATCCAAAAACGACGGACGTTTTCATTCAATATGGGACGGCGGGATTCCGGACtaa AGCCAATCTCTTGGAGCATGTGGTCTACCGCATGGGTCTGCTGGCTGTCATCCGCTCCAGAGTCAAGAatg GTCGCACGATCGGCATAATGATAACGGCGTCCCACAACTTGGAGCCTGACAACGGGGTGAAGTTAGTCGACCCTGACGGAGAGATGCTGGATGGGAGCTGGGAGGAGATTGCTACCAGGATGGCTAACGTCAG CGACACGGAGCTGGAGGCGACGACGGCGGACGTGATCCGGCAGGTGGGCGCCGACATGGCGCTGAAGGCGAGCGTCTACGTCGGCATGGACACCAG GTACACAAGCCCGCGGCTCGCGTCGGCGGCCGTGCACGGGGCAATGGCTCTGAAGGGGACTCCCAAAGAGTTTGGCATCGTCACGACCCCCATGCTGCACTTCTTTGTCAAGTGTCGCAATGATGAGACGTATGGGACGCCTAGTGAAGAAG GCTACTACCAAAAGATAGTGGGTGCGTTCAAGCGTCTGCGCGCGCGCATGCCCGTGGCCGGCGAGTacaacaacaccctgtatgtggACGGAGCCAATGGCGTGGGCGGCAAGAAACTCAACATCATCAAGAAGACCCTGGACGGGGAGTTGGATTTACATATGTTCAATACTGGCGGGAATGGGGGCAAGCTGAATTTGAAT TGCGGTGCGGACCACGTGAAGTCGACTCAAACCGCCCCAGTGGGGGTCGAACACGTGCCGTGGCAGCGCGTGGCCTCGCTAGACGGAGACGGGGATAGGATCGTCTACTACTATATTGATGACAA AAACAAATTGAATCTCCTGGACGGCGACCGTATCGCCACTCTGCTAGCCAGCTACGTCAACCAGCTGTTGAAAGAGATAGGCGCATCGGACCTCTCTGTCGCACTCGTGCAGACCGCGTACGCTAACGGTGCCTCTACGAAGTACATCACTGAACAACTG AAAATGCCCGTGACCTGCGTTAGCACAGGCGTGAAGCATCTTCATCATGAGGCCCTGAAGTACGACGTGGGAGTGTACTTCGAGGCGAATGGACACGGCACTGTGGTGTACAGTGGCAAGACTAAGGAGGCTGTGCGGAAGATCTTTGAGGAGGG AGACCAAGAGCAGCGTAAAGCGGCGTCCATCTTGCTGGACATCATCGACATGACCAACGAGACGGTGGGCGACGCGCTGTCAGACCTGTTCCTTGTGGAGACGGCCTTATGTGCCCGCGGGATTAACACCAAGCAGTGGATGCAGCTGTATGATGATCTGCCGTGCCAGCTGATGAAGCTTTCTGTTAAG GACCGAAACGTAGTAACAACAGCCGACGCGGACCAGCAAAGCACCTCACCCGAGGGCCTTCAGTCGCGTATAGACGAGCTGGTAGCGAACATCCCTAGCGGGCGTAGCTTCGTACGAGCTTCTGGGACTGAAGACGTGGTCAGGGTTTATGCTGAAGCGGATACACAGGAG aatgtGCAGAAGTTGGCAGCGCAAGTGGCTCAGGCCGTGTACGACTTGGCAGGAGGCGTCGGGACCAGACCCACATTACCGGAGTAG
- the LOC105389758 gene encoding phosphoacetylglucosamine mutase isoform X2 has product MKLVDPDGEMFDGSWEEIATRMANVSDTELEATTADVIRQVGADMALKASVYVGMDTRYTSPRLASAAVHGAMALKGTPKEFGIVTTPMLHFFVKCRNDETYGTPSEEGYYQKIVGAFKRLRARMPVAGEYNNTLYVDGANGVGGKKLNIIKKTLDGELDLHMFNTGGNGGKLNLNCGADHVKSTQTAPVGVEHVPWQRVASLDGDGDRIVYYYIDDKNKLNLLDGDRIATLLASYVNQLLKEIGASDLSVALVQTAYANGASTKYITEQLKMPVTCVSTGVKHLHHEALKYDVGVYFEANGHGTVVYSGKTKEAVRKIFEEGDQEQRKAASILLDIIDMTNETVGDALSDLFLVETALCARGINTKQWMQLYDDLPCQLMKLSVKDRNVVTTADADQQSTSPEGLQSRIDELVANIPSGRSFVRASGTEDVVRVYAEADTQENVQKLAAQVAQAVYDLAGGVGTRPTLPE; this is encoded by the exons ATGAAGCTGGTGGACCCTGACGGAGAGATGTTTGATGGGAGCTGGGAGGAGATTGCTACGAGGATGGCCAACGTCAG CGACACGGAGCTGGAGGCGACGACGGCGGACGTGATCCGGCAGGTGGGCGCCGACATGGCGCTGAAGGCGAGCGTCTACGTCGGCATGGACACCAG GTACACAAGCCCGCGGCTCGCGTCGGCGGCCGTGCACGGGGCAATGGCTCTGAAGGGGACTCCCAAAGAGTTTGGCATCGTCACGACCCCCATGCTGCACTTCTTTGTCAAGTGTCGCAATGATGAGACGTATGGGACGCCTAGTGAAGAAG GCTACTACCAAAAGATAGTGGGTGCGTTCAAGCGTCTGCGCGCGCGCATGCCCGTGGCCGGCGAGTacaacaacaccctgtatgtggACGGAGCCAATGGCGTGGGCGGCAAGAAACTCAACATCATCAAGAAGACCCTGGACGGGGAGTTGGATTTACATATGTTCAATACTGGCGGGAATGGGGGCAAGCTGAATTTGAAT TGCGGTGCGGACCACGTGAAGTCGACTCAAACCGCCCCAGTGGGGGTCGAACACGTGCCGTGGCAGCGCGTGGCCTCGCTAGACGGAGACGGGGATAGGATCGTCTACTACTATATTGATGACAA AAACAAATTGAATCTCCTGGACGGCGACCGTATCGCCACTCTGCTAGCCAGCTACGTCAACCAGCTGTTGAAAGAGATAGGCGCATCGGACCTCTCTGTCGCACTCGTGCAGACCGCGTACGCTAACGGTGCCTCTACGAAGTACATCACTGAACAACTG AAAATGCCCGTGACCTGCGTTAGCACAGGCGTGAAGCATCTTCATCATGAGGCCCTGAAGTACGACGTGGGAGTGTACTTCGAGGCGAATGGACACGGCACTGTGGTGTACAGTGGCAAGACTAAGGAGGCTGTGCGGAAGATCTTTGAGGAGGG AGACCAAGAGCAGCGTAAAGCGGCGTCCATCTTGCTGGACATCATCGACATGACCAACGAGACGGTGGGCGACGCGCTGTCAGACCTGTTCCTTGTGGAGACGGCCTTATGTGCCCGCGGGATTAACACCAAGCAGTGGATGCAGCTGTATGATGATCTGCCGTGCCAGCTGATGAAGCTTTCTGTTAAG GACCGAAACGTAGTAACAACAGCCGACGCGGACCAGCAAAGCACCTCACCCGAGGGCCTTCAGTCGCGTATAGACGAGCTGGTAGCGAACATCCCTAGCGGGCGTAGCTTCGTACGAGCTTCTGGGACTGAAGACGTGGTCAGGGTTTATGCTGAAGCGGATACACAGGAG aatgtGCAGAAGTTGGCAGCGCAAGTGGCTCAGGCCGTGTACGACTTGGCAGGAGGCGTCGGGACCAGACCCACATTACCGGAGTAG